Below is a genomic region from Anoplopoma fimbria isolate UVic2021 breed Golden Eagle Sablefish chromosome 20, Afim_UVic_2022, whole genome shotgun sequence.
GCACAACCACATGACCGATTTGCCAATTAGGTTGGAAAATGGCACATTGAAGGAAATAACTGCCCACCATGTTGGCCTCCTGTCACTGTATCGAATGCTTATTCAACTTTAACAGGAAGAGCTCGCTCGTAATGCAATACAATTCATGTCAGATTCTCTCCAGataaagatggagaggaagggaaagacagaaaagagagttGAAGAAAGATacatcatgtgttcatgtgcGTATTAAGAGCTAGTCAGAAGCTTTCTGTATGAATTTGAAATGACATAAAAGAGAGACAAGCTGGTAAGAGTGTTCCTATGTTAAAGCATATGCCATTAATAATGCACTTACAGCATTTGCACAACACACTAAATGTTTAAGTAAAGAAAAATCAGCTAGCCGCCCAGATAAAAGCATCAACATTACTGTCAGGTTTCGTTTGAGTAACTATGATTTTTTGatctataaaaatattttaaaaagaaaaatcagtaaGTTACCTAATGCTGTTCATAGGAAATAAATTGCTAAATAGCAGCCATAGTATTGCGATTTTTTTGTTTTCGAGTCCCAGTTCACAAATTGTCATCATATTAGCAGATTCTCAATTCCCTTTAAGGAAGAACACCTCCTGCAATTGACAGATCATAAAAAATTGTCAAATTGTGGAAAAATCCCCACCACTACTCTTTCTTTCCACATGTAGTTGCACTTTAATGTACATCCTATTTTAATGTATAGGACCAAAACAAACCAGTCACTGATCTAtaagaaaacaagttttattgACAACTTGCTAAAGTCACCAAGGTTAATTACAAAGCAAAGTCATCGGAGAGATCATTATAACACAATTCATTATGATGCCAGTGTTTGTATCCTGATGTGATGataaagataatttattttccGGCAGCGATGTGACACATATTGGCCTCATCCTGCGTATAAACAACTCTGATGAGAAACAGTTTGTCGGGCCAGTCTGTCAGATTTGATATCACGTTTGTTTAGTCTGCTGTTTGGCTGCAGGCAGAGAAATAATGTATCACTGTGAGGATGAGACAAGAACGCCTGGATTAGACATGCAACGCTGAGCTGATGAGGTTTAACACACAATGCTGTCAGGAGAGAAGCTAATAGATTGAATTTAATGCCATGCTATATTGTCATGAGTGACCGAGCAAGCGCAGCAATTTCATAAAAGCgtggaggaagtgtgtgtggaAAAACAGGCCCCGACATGCATTCTTCAAATCTACTGAACATTTAAGAACCTCTCTGCCATAAGACGGAAGTGTTGTCTTATGAAAGCCCATAGAAGATCACAATCAGGCAACAGAGCAGAGAAAACCATagaatattttctttctgtatatAGCAGCAAGGTGAGTGCAGCATTTTCCAAGCATCCTCTTCCAgttctccttgtttttttttatgaagtcCTCCCACTCCCTCTGCACATAAGGAGTGCTTCTCCTTGCATAATTTCAGTAAAATGCTGACAAGGTAAAGATCTTTGGCTCTGATCATTTGGAACTCAAATGCAAATTTTCTAAAGCAACAACCTTAAATGATTTCTTTGCTCTTTTCAACGGAAAGGCAGACTtaaaaggagggagggatgccCAAAGGAGGACAGATGGTCCCACAGGAGCAgtggcaacagccaaaaatgTATCAGATCAGgattcagaaaaacacatatcGGCAATCTGCTTTTAGTAGCAACGTGGAGTGCAGCCAATCTGAGAAATGCTTCTAAGAATGCATGAGCAGTGTTGTTTTAAAACGGCAGGCCCTTGGAGAATCGatataattacaaaaaatgataacgttatttaaataataactttatataactgaaaaaacaaagacagaaaacactggAAAGAATGATCTCCACTTCTgcataaaacatataaaatgttttctgtgaaattGGGATAAGGTACCTGTCCATATTCACTTTGTGTTCCATCTCATATCTTTGTCCGTACTTGTCCTGGGCTGTCCTGTCTTGTTTCTCACAGTAGCACTCTTCCGAACTGAAGACAAGGATTACAGAGAGCTTGGCAGAGTTTTAACTGCTTCACAGAGCAATCCAAGAAACAGCATGTGAATGTGTCTTTACAGTGGTTTTATTTGGCTCACTGGGGCATGAATATGGCATCGACCTTTACAAGATTCTAAATGTATTCAGGGCTATGCACCATCAGATTGAGAGCACAATACAAACCAAGGCTGggaaataattcattttaagctGATGTATTCAAATTGATTGCGTAATTCAAATAACGTTTCAAACCCCAAATATGTGAAATTTACTGGTATATACGACAGAAGTTAGAAACTGGAacttttttcttgaaaaaattacttaaacaatgaattagttatcataattaacTAACGATTTATATTCTGGATATTGGATCACTAAAATGCAGCTGTGACAAAGAAATGACAGCATGATTTTGAGTTTTAGAAAAACTGTAGCCCTCCACCAACATCTCTGTAACTTTCACTCTTGTTAGgagggaaaataataatatagagcATAATCACCATAATTTGCCAACTGACATCCAAACACACCTCCTACTATGATATTTCTATGCTAGCTACATCAACCTACGAGCTAATGGTCAAGTATGATGGGCGGGTTTAGCTAGTCTCCCCACACCACATCTGATTTGATAAAGTTATGTTCAAGATGAGTCcttcaaatatttcaaaggTGACATattatgctcattttcaggttcatacttgtattttgggtttctactatgttaacatgctttaatgttcaatagccaaattattttttctcataaGGTCTGTCTTAATATACCTGTAATCCCGTTTTCTCATATGCATCCATAGTGATCTATTTCAACATAAATTTCAAAGGTGCAAGATCCGAGAtttggagcattttgattgcctcccAACTGCTCTTAACATGTCGTCGGTGAGCTGGAGGTTCATAGCTAACTgagctaacagcgctaacactGCAAACTATGGGAAAGTTCTGACAGAGTTAGCAGTATTTATCTGAAGTGGCCTGCAGGTTCGGTGCTGACGGACGGGAGGACTTTATCTACTGTATCCGGCATATGAGAGCAGAGTAGAGCGGTGACCGTGAGCTAACCAATGggttgaaatagttgtttgctgctttattaatgttCAGTATGTTAAATAAAGACACTTCCTTtcagagaaatacaaaaaaattacaaatttggcATAACTTCATGCTCAGAGCAGATCTATCTCACCAAAAACGAATCCAACTTCCATTTTTGGCAATCCCACACtacacagctaaaaacacactGGCCCCTCTTTTAGGTAATGCTACACAAGAAAgcaatgtacttttttttattatataactTGAACAGTATTTCAGCAGCACCCACATAAAAGGCATGTGTAGCCTGTATTTTGTACAGCAGAGTTGGAGAGCACATCACATGGAGCCTCCACAGCAGGGCTGCTGCTTGACCTCAGCTTGAAGAGGAGTTGAAATAGTCCTCCTGCCCAGGGGGGGGGGTGGCGGGGGCGGTTTTGTGGGAaaagggtggtggtggtggtgcggGGGGGTGATTGAAAGCTGGGTGCAGGAGGGAAGGAGCGGAGGGGAAATGTGCATCATGGGTCCCATGACTCAATTTGCCGCTCTGAACAATCTGCACCCTGAGGGGCTGTAAAAGTCCTGTCCAATAAATAGGCCATGTAGCTGCGTGAACACAGGGCAATAACGCCGGTGGGTGCCCTATGATGGCATCAGCCACACTTTTCCAGATGCTAGCAGTAGCTACGTGACCCCATCCACTGGCTTTTTGACCACAGAGCAGAACTGACACTCTCTCATGGAGAAATTTGCTCTGCTTTGTTAAGATTGATCAAATTGTTATAAGGGTCTGGACTTGTATCTTTGTGCTGGCTCATATCCCTCCTTCAGTGCTTTCTGCATGACATGGCACTAAATTCCACTCTACTCAGCATGAATCATGGGGCTGATCCTGGCCTGTGCTGTCAATGTTTATGAGGAATTAAAATGTGAAGACTCGGTCTCATTTACTTCAAAATTACCACAAATGAATGGGCCAATACGTTTGGAAAATGAGCTTTCTAGTGGCTCTGTGTTCTGCTGCAGTGAACGGGAGACCATAACAGCTTTTCCCACTCTGGCTTCATATCGGCTAATACCTCGCAGTTTTCCCAAAATAGGTTCACATTTGATCTTACGTTATTGGGCTGTTACTTTACAAGAAGTCAAGAGAATAACGGCTTAACAAACATTGTTTCCAGGCTACCATTTCATAAGATGGCAAGCATCCTCCTTCCTCAATTTTTCTTCAAATTGATAATTTGCCAGCAACTGCATTTTACACCATAAAAATTTATGTTTTGAGCACATAAAATCACTTAGCATCTCCATTAGAGGCTCAAGTGGTTCTTTTTTCCTTGCCTCCAGTTTACAGTTTATCGATAGACATTTGCAGTTTAAAACAATTTGCTCAGCTCTAGCCAATTCTAAACTTTAATACATTAGTGCACTTATGCTCAATGTCATAGTGACACAGTCAGTGCAGCCAACAGTCCTCTTTTCCACAAATAAACACCAGTGCAGTGTGCACCCTATGCGTGCAATACAGCTTCCCACAAAGCTGCAGattttctgtcagtttttctgcattttagCCATGCTAACAGTGTGGCTCtggggagggtggaggggaaTGTCAGTCTGTCGGTTGACCtctccagactgaaatatctcagcaactatACGATGGATCGCCgtttcatttttcagacattcatggtggAATTCATTCTgtggatgctgatgatgattTTGTTGAACCACTGATATTCACTCAGTTGTAAGTGAATTGTCTCTGCAACTATTCTATTGATGACAATGAAATTTGCTACACACATCTGTGTCCCTCTCAGGATGATTTCTAAGAAACCTGGTGATAACTTAACATTTTCTTCTAGTTCAACCATCagataaaaaacataacttgtCCCATCAGTCTTATTCTTGTTAAAAAATACTGACTTTCATAAGGTTTTCATCCTGGAATAGGAATCACTCAACGACATCTTACACCCATTTAGTTGCTGTTGGCCTCCAGCATCTTAAAGAGCCATTTTTATTCACATTGTCCCCCTTGGGTGTCCACTGCTTGAGAGGAGAAAAGTGTTTCACTTTGATCATTCATTATTCAAAGTGTCTGAATTCTCTGGCCATTCCTTAAAATATTCAACTTAAGCACTTTTTTGTACATCATGTCCCttgttcctctgctgctgttgttcaTTAATTGCAAGCACCCGTTTCTCACTGAGCCATTAATTCAGCGTTACAAATGTCTCCAGAGGGGCAGCACTTAAGGGGAAAACATCTTAAGTGTGACAGACTgtcatgaaaatgaaagtaGTGAAAACATGGTTATTTGAAGACATATCCTGTCCAAGAGGACCTGCTTGAATGGGtaactgtaatataatgtacttGTGGCCAGTTTGTATCAGATGTATTTATTCATAGGCTTTtagaaaatatgcaaacaagTACAGTCATCTGTACATGGTACTAGGGAAGAGAAACCAGACGCCTGATGTCATGCTATGCTTAGGGCCACTCAAGGTCAAAATGGTGTATGACTAACTTGTTTTGCAGAATTGAAAAAGGTAGAGctctattttaatataatttttttttgtggaggaaATGAATCATTCCGATCAGCTGTAACAGCCTTTGACTATAATATAAAATGCATCTTATCCGCAAAaaacttgaattaaaaaaaatatcttcatagGATCATATTGTTGCCATTGTCAATCCCCTATGAGAAGTCTCCCCTCAGAAACCTGTGagtggttgattttttttttaaaggcagtaATAAGATAAATGGAAACTAACAAAGCGTGTGtctttctgcatgtttttcttaGGTTGCATTTCACATCCAACCATACAGAGGACGAAACGACCAGAGTGTGCATGACAACATCAAGTATATCATTGACAGGTAGGCTTTACTTCTCCATCACTGACTCAACTTAAATAGAAAACCATTAAGATTTCATGCACAGTTGAAAGAACATAAGtaacaaaactgaaatacttTGAGAAAGCATTTTTGATTATATAAGGCTAGTTTCATGACTTATGAATGAGTTTTTGAagcaaacaacatttttcagaaCTTTTAAGTATAAAAGGTTGCTCTGAAAAGGAGCACCTTTCAAGTACATACAAACTCAAATGcccaaaccccccaaaatatGTTCAGCTTTCAATACATTTTAGcaagaaacaaatcaaagaaaGCAAATCTTCATATTTTGCCTCCATTGTGATATTGAGGTcaggttgtttttaaatgaagaatCAGCTACTTTCTCACCTTTTGTCTAAAAACCCTATTTGGTCTTAATTTTCCCTCGATCAACATATTTGACCATGACAACATATCCTAAATCTATTGGCTGGATTTCCATTAAAGTAGttgacattcatggtgcccagaggacaCATCTTTATGTTTTAGGTGACAATATAAACCCTCTTTTAACCACTTAAAAgacacttttcctttttttcctgataaCTGATTCATTATGGCCACTtgggagcagcagaaacaagttgtgaacacaaAATTAAGTTTTTCTCACCTTCGATACAGTGAACTTCCAAAAGATGCTTATTTAGACATCCAGCAGTTATGGAGAAACTTCTCAATCCTTTAGAGTTGGGTTTCTGGCTCCTTGATGGTCCAGTATTCACTCTCAGGTTGATGGTTTTTGGTCGCGATGAATAACAAGAAGATTGTCAAGAAAACATACTGAGCAAATTCAGGCTTCCCAGAAGACTAACCCCTTCTATTTTTAACCTGAGCTTTCCTCTTGTGTTTCATCGTGTCCCATGGTCAACTTGAACATGCAGATAATACTGACAGTTGTTACTAATATTAATGCAGAGGGGATAAACCATATtgaatttactttaaaaaccCGTGTGGGGATTTCTCTACCACCAGATTCATGAGAAAGTCATTTTTAGCCCCATAGTTAAGAACATAGCAGCCTTTTGACTAAATCAACTAACTGTTTCAGCACTAACTTACTCTGTTATTATTTTACCATgttaatgtctttaaaaaggtaCGGTGACCATGGAGCCTTCTACAAGTTTACTTCCAGCACAGGGAAGAGTCTTCCTCTATTTTACATCTACGACACTTACCTGACTCCTCCAGAGTCCTGGTCTGAATTCTTGACTCCCACCGGCTCCCACAGTGTGCGCGGCTCAGCCTACGACTCCATCTTCATCGCACTGATCGTGGAGGAGCGCCACAAGCACGACATCCTCGCAGGCGGCTTTGATGGCATGTACAGTTACTTTGCCTCCAACGGTTTCTCCTTTGGCTCTTCTCACCAGAACTGGAAGGCCATTAAAGCTTTTTGTGACGGCAACAATCTCCTCTTCATCCCAAGCGTTGGACCTGGTTATATCGACACCAGCATCCGGCCGTGGAACAACCACAACATGCGCAACAGGGTGAACGGTCGCTACTATGAGACGGCCCTGCAGGCGGCGCTGAACGTGAGGCCAGAGGTCGTCACCATCACATCGTTTAACGAATGGCACGAGGGGACACAGATAGAGAGGGCAGTGCCCAAAAAAACAGTGACCCGTGTGTATTTGGACTATCAACCACATGGACCCGATCACTACCTGGAGTTGACCCGCCGCTGGGCGGAGCAGTTCAACAAGGAGAAGGAGCAGTGGCTCATGTGAACTTTCCTCAGACTGACTTGAAACAGCATGCTGCGGTGGaagtgtgtgttcacatgagggagagagagcaaagggggagaggggagtGAAAGTAGAGACTTGATCAATATAGATGTGACTGCATAAAGACAAGCCGATGTGAGAGTTTTTGTGTGCGTATTCTTTGCAAAGGACACTGTCTGAATTGTCCCGGTTGAGTAAAGCTGCATTAAAAGGGTTATTCTAGCAAAATTTGTTCCATTGACAGACCAGAGTCCTAAAATGTTCTGTAGGCCGTCTCTCAGTCTTTGTTCACTTAATGTGCGTATTTTTTGCAGGTATAGGACACTGTGTTGTAGTCTGAATTGTCCCGGTTGAGTAAAGCTGCATTAAAAGGGTTATTCTAGCAAGATTTGTTCCATTGACAGACCAGAGTCCTAAAATGTTCTGTAGGCCGTCTCTCAGTCTTTGTTCACTTAATGCAACTGTCACCATGTAAGGGCTTCTTTCCCTCTCCGTAGTTAAATGATAAAATTGATTACAATAGCCAAACACTTCAGTTTCATACATAACTGGCTGTAAAACTGATTGAGACACTGATGGTGATCTCCCCTTTGTGTTCGAAATCGCAAGCCGTACTGCATACTACATACTAAATCTGTATGTAACTGCATATTGCTGATATAATGAGCGATTTAGTATCACCAACAGCACACTGTTCACGCTCAAGCAATATGTCCTCTCTGCATCACATGACTGTATCGAAATTGTAATCAACATTACCTCACCACATTCAATTTAATATGTTCCAGTATTATTTTAAGGccttttaaaattatttaaaatatttgtgtgttctACAGTACATTATAAAAGTGGGCtcctgacctttttttatttcaactgttCCTCAGCGTCATCATCAttcctatttattttatccaacgGTTAATTGTTCAAATTGTCTGCCTCACGGTCAGCCATTGGACAGTCTGAAAGGCAGCAGTGCATTTTGGGTTGGTTGAGTATGATCAGTAAGCTCACGTCTCAATACTCAGAAATTCTTGCTATCTTACGTGGGAATTTCTCCCGTACACAAAATCCACATAATACTTAGTTGGAACGCAATAAATACtaaattttacatttcataCTTAATATGAACAGCATGTTAGTATGCGATTTCAAACACAGCCATGGTGTTTTAAAAGCAGTAAGTAGGAGTTAAGCAAGTGAAGAGAAACGTTTGGAATTCtggaaaatacaatttaatctgtctgttaaataaaaaatataaagtctgGACACAGGCAAACAGCTACTCTGGGTCTTCCTGAGGGTCACAAAAGTAATCTTCCAGAACCTCTAAAGCTTATTTCTTAACATATAATGCCTCATTTGTTGGGTCTGTACACAATCCGAGCATTACACGTAGtggttttatgacttttcctTGGCCAGTCGCACTGACTTTCTgcagtctctgctggttgcctggcaaccttaTGGTTACGTCAAGCAATGTTCATGATGGGCACCTTCCATCACTTAAGTTAACATAACAGAATCAGATCTTAAGGGTTGAGGCTCAATGTTTTAGAGTGgctatatgaataaaattgCACCACTTACTGGAGCACTCTGCTATATGGATTCATTTGATTTAGATTTGATGAAATACTGCTATCTATTAAGGTAAAAGGTACTTTCAAACAGGCATTTTCGAGAATATAAATATGCTCTTTGGTGAGGGGCGCTTACGAGGTGTTTCTGctcctaaaaacaaaacaaaaaaacacttaacttCCAGACAacttaaaataaagacagaggTATGACTCAAATATTTCTTATGCATTAATCAGActctgataatgaaaaaaacccaacttttATTTTGGCTGCGCAAAGGTTATGCAATCCATCAAAATGTGTCTAGTCAGGCGATGAGAATTTTAAAAATGCTCcagtttttaaaggtgcaaagGGGCAGAAGAATTTCATATTGTTCATCCACTTATCCAACATGCTGACCaacataaatctgaaatattacagtattttcaaaCTTTTAATTGTAGTTTAGACTCCAACATAAAAACAGAGTTATTGTAACTGTTGCAAGTGACCAATTGTAGTGAAAGCCTGACACGGTTTAAATGACATGcggataaaataaatacaggagaTTCATAagataataaatgttttgatgtattATCAATGCAATTCACAGAACTCCTCCCATCCCTACTGTTATCACCAAGAActatttaagaaaaatgaaataggGCCCTGTGACACCTCGAACCAttatagaaatattaaaataaaaactcaaaccattgtattttctgtaaagCCACATACCTTTGACAATACAAAAAGATGTGTAGTTTTAAttttatgcaaaaaataaataaattccattCTATATAGCTGACGTTCTGTGTTTCTGAATAAATGGTAGAGAACTGTGACACTTTAAGATCCCCCATAATCCCATGATAGAAGACACATAGTAAGGCAGAAATATGGTCACCAAAAGAAAAGAGTAACTCCAGACCTTAAAGCAGCCACCAGAACAAGCTGTCGAGTAGTTCCTGAGTTCTAGTCCTTCTTCGGAAAGACTCGTTCTTCCATGTGAGGATGAAAAGCTTTTTCGTCttttctgaagaagccaacggTCAACGCTGGTTGTGCGTGTCAGCGTGTGTTGTGTGAAAAGTTCAAAAGGTCAATCTTCCCCAGAGTCTTCTGACAGTCCATATTTTTGCTCCAGCACATCAACCGTAGAAGAAAAAGCACTGAAAACAGAATTACAGTCAATTCTCATTTAATGTACAAATGTCCTTCAGAGGAAACGCAGGAAGAAAACAATGCATTACAAGCTTTTTTTGTGGCCGTAGCCATGTTTTAGTCTGCTAATTAATGCAAAACACCCCTAATTACTCGAGCATTTACATATTCTGACTCCATATTCTTGACTACATTGTGTTTACTACTTTATAGGAGATTCATAATCACAGCAGGTGCTGTGGGAGGCTCGTCCTCCCCGTGGTGGAGTACATTGTGATGACGCTGTTGCTTCAGTAATAAGCACAGCAGTAAACCGAAAGCACTGGCAGGTGCTTGATGCATGCAGGTGCATCTTTCGAGGAAATTAGTCTGTGCTTCTACTTTGGTGCGTATATTCCCTTCATCCCGAGATGTGTAATAAACAGGAAACCTGAAGGAACGACCTCATGACCCTTCATAATGTGCATATATGTGCTTGCATGTATTCGCTCCATCTCCAATTCAGTTCATCTGAAAACTGTGCAACTGTCAAACTTAAGaatgtgtttcctctttttttccatctttacCATGCAAATAAGCATGGGCAGTCAACAGCGTCCCAAATCCATACTAAAGTAAATAGTAATCCTATACAGTACTGCATCCTCAAAATAGTATACTGTTTTAGCAGTTAGTGtataaaaatatcaacatttagATACtaacatttcaacagtaaatacaaTATGTGTGACGTGCAAGTCATTATTACTCTACCAAATGACAAATGGCTGCATCAGTCTCATGCAGTGTTTACAGATTGCTCTGATCAATATCCATTCATGACTGAAATCTTATCTATCACATCACATCTTTGCCACATTCTCCGGAACGGGACAAATGGACAACCTGAAAGCATAATGCCTCTTGCCATGCTATCGATTTTTATGCTAGGCACAGAGGCataaaaagcttttctttgtaTATGATTTGTGGGTATGATTTAATTGTATCATCATGTAACAGCTGAAAGTAAAAGTTAACTGGGTCACAGAATAGGCATGAACTCACCAGCCGGGTCTGATGATGCGGTATTTGCCGAGTACCGATAGGTCGACCACTGTTGATCCGAGGCGGCTGTGGTCTCCTATTGGTCCGCCATCCACCACCACTGCTAGTTTGGGCCAGAGCTCCTGAAACTCCTTCAGAGGGAAAACAGCAGCATTAAAAGAAGAATCTATTAaacttaaatgacaaaaaagaaaaaaaactaaagagagGCACCCTTTCAAACTGATTTAAGATGCTTTGAAACCTActgaatgacatttttttaaaacaaagtaaatgtgAGACTCGTAAAAGAATATCTCAACTTGTCGTGTATTAGTTTTCTCTTACATGCACGGCCACGGTGCTGGTGTGTGAGCTGATGTTGGCGCTGGTAAGAGCGAGTGGTTCAGCACACATCTGGCAGAGGCGTCTCATGAAGGCATGGTCTGGGATACGAACGCCGACAAGCTGAGGGGCACATGGTCACGTTAACAGCAGATGACTGATATTGAGTACTAAACTACACTATATACAGTAATACCCAGTTTAAAAAGGAGTGGACTTACTGAAGTAAACGGGTTCAGATCTGTGTTCAGTACTTCAGATCTTTCGAACACCAGAGTGACGGGACCAGGCAGCAGGTCACCTAGCAGCCCTTCCTTCACCTTCACCTTACAGTACCTGAACATGGAGACAAGAACAACGTTTCAAAGGTTCTCTAGACAGAATTtagagcattaataaagcagcaaacaactatttgctttgcctctgtattattttgtgatttactTTCAAATGCCTTAGTTTCAGAGATTTCACCTTAGCAAATAATTAATGAATACTGAGGTATTTCTGTGACAGCAGGTGTGCCCGTcactcaaaatgtaaaatgtgttttgttggtGTTAAGACTGTATTTCTGCCTCTTCTGCGTGTGACTCATCAGTGGATGACTAATATATTTGTGCACATTTGGTCGGCCTATGATTAAAACCATCACACTTCTGAGGGACTCACACCAACATGAACCACTGATGtttaaaattacaattatctgcactCAAACCGTTTGGAAAATCAGTTCACCGCATTCACTGTTGACCAtccatcaaacaacaaaatgggCCCAGATCTAAGTCCTCCTCTCATTCTGGAGGTAAAACAGCAAGCATCCGTACATAAACGTACTTATAGATATCCTGGATTTCTCCCACACAGATGGCCAGCGGTTTATGTCCATTTCGTCCTTTGACGTCGTAGGTTTTTCTGACGGCTTCAGAGTTCTGGGCCAGACATGCCAGGCCGTAGATGGTGTCTGTGGGCACGCCGACCACATACCCCTCCTTCAGAGCCTTCGCTGTACAACTCAGGATTTCAGCACCATCTGCAGTTCAAAAAACGAGGATGGTCAATGGAGGCAGCATCCATTGCAAGACACAcatgacaacaaaacacagaagtgGTTTGCTCTAGAACTGCACATAAAGGGCCCTCTACATGTCAAAATCTATGCACTCATTATGTGGAGGACTCCTAAGCCTGTGACAACAGTTTCAGGGCACAGGGTCTCACAAAACTATTGACTTGCATTAATGGAAGTGCAGTATACGGAGCATTCTTTAACAAAAAAGGTACAGGAAAAGCATTGCTTAAACACTCACATTTATGAGGTAACTGTGGTTTTCCTTAACTACACTTATCTTATCACAAGGTactttgcagaaaaaaagggttGCATGCAAGCATATGATGAAGATATGAATATGATAAACAGCTTTAGTTTCTACTACCCAACTAAATGAGCCCCATGTATAACAGATCCACAGTTCATCAAGTCATTTCACCTCTAATAGCTGAGCTCATCTGCATTGGGTCCGTCCACACTTTTATATAATTAACACTAAGTAAGTTGTAAAATAGTATTTTACATGACTTTGacctttttcacatttaaattccTTATTTTACTTAAGTGCAGAGTAAAGATACGTTTCCCAAGGCTGCTAAACATCTGATGTCATGGACTGTCCCATGATGACAttataaataaagctttgatGCCTTgaagctcagtgtgtgtgcaggcagcTGTCTGATGGTAAAGTACATTAACGTTACTGTATTGGACTATTACATAAGCTCTATGACAGGCA
It encodes:
- the yrdc gene encoding yrdC domain-containing protein, mitochondrial, with translation MKCFCMIAVELIKPRSAHSSASARRLGGEMCKELKTKVLRLLPPTSNGPCVHQEGQTDGAEILSCTAKALKEGYVVGVPTDTIYGLACLAQNSEAVRKTYDVKGRNGHKPLAICVGEIQDIYKYCKVKVKEGLLGDLLPGPVTLVFERSEVLNTDLNPFTSLVGVRIPDHAFMRRLCQMCAEPLALTSANISSHTSTVAVHEFQELWPKLAVVVDGGPIGDHSRLGSTVVDLSVLGKYRIIRPGCAFSSTVDVLEQKYGLSEDSGED
- the LOC129110080 gene encoding glycoprotein endo-alpha-1,2-mannosidase-like protein produces the protein MARLRRKACIALFLFTIFVFGTMMGLRTLKPSDGFSDLAPGLELLPMIAGKMDRRSVSRGSTASPGQVPVAGSDAKAVWSNSGPEGTIFYDVHIFYYTWYGNPHMDEKYIHWDHILVPHWDPKIASSYPRGRHMPPEDIGSSFYPDLNPYSSRDPDVLESHMEQIGASAAGVLVLSWYPPGMADDNGEPAEDMVPAVLDAAYRHNLKVAFHIQPYRGRNDQSVHDNIKYIIDRYGDHGAFYKFTSSTGKSLPLFYIYDTYLTPPESWSEFLTPTGSHSVRGSAYDSIFIALIVEERHKHDILAGGFDGMYSYFASNGFSFGSSHQNWKAIKAFCDGNNLLFIPSVGPGYIDTSIRPWNNHNMRNRVNGRYYETALQAALNVRPEVVTITSFNEWHEGTQIERAVPKKTVTRVYLDYQPHGPDHYLELTRRWAEQFNKEKEQWLM